The following DNA comes from Carassius auratus strain Wakin chromosome 46, ASM336829v1, whole genome shotgun sequence.
tgcccactgctctgggtgtgtgttcacagtgtgtgtgtgtgtgtgtgtgtgtgtgtgtgtgtgttcactgctctgtgtgtgtgcactttggatgggttaagtgcagagcaggaattctgagtatgggtcaccatacttggctgaatgtcacatcactttatcACGTCCCTTTATAACTCATGAGGATGAGCTGTCAATGCCATAGTCTATCTGCAAGAGGAAACGTCTGTGTCATCAACCCATGAATTctaagttttgtttattttaatagtactcaTGTCACAATCGAGTGCTCTGGAGCGAGTTCACAGGAGTGCTTTTCTGGAAAACGTCCAAGTCTGAGATTCAGAGTGAAGCAGGTGTGTGGTTCCTCTGCTGAGGAGAAGAGGTTTATTCATATTTGGCTGACTCCAATCACACTTCACTGTACATGGTGAGAAAAGACGACCATCAACAGCTTTGTTGTCTATGATGAGGAAATTATCAAGAGTCCAGAATTCAGTCAGAAAATGCGCTCAATAAAACTGACGAGTTTCAGTGATGACTCATCTAAactcaacagaattgtgtgtgattAGTTCAAATGTGCAACACTGTAAAAACGCCTGAAATTAAATACGGTGCAACATGATAATTTACAACATTGtctattcttttatattatttatttattattaatacgaTGTACAAGCAAAAATCTCTCCGCTCACGTGCAGATTTCCTTTGCAAAAAACCCAGACGCACATGCTCAGATATACGCTGCTCTCGACCGGAAAGAGTGCACACACTTAAAATGTCTCTTCTCTtactcaaactgtgtcctgtgcactctcAAACTTCTCTGGCCTCATGCGTTatagatatttgttttttttttgcacctaaATTAAACGTTGTCAAAAGTTATCAACCATCAGATTTCAAAGATGGATCTGTAATCTCTTTACAGTTTAATACTACTAAgtcataatattataaattaatcagatattttgaagatttttaaataagcttttacAGTTTTGTCAAACCTTCTGAACTatttatcaaaacaaacaaaaaagcatatgATTCTTTTGGTCATGTTTCTTTATGTGGTCATGTCAGAGCTGGCACCAGACCATGTGGTGTTTGCGTGATGTCAGATGCAGTAGGCAGTGCTGGATGAGAAGGCAGGGAGCTATTAAGGGCCTTGCTGAAGCAGAACCGACACTAATATCAATATTTTACGCGATCAATAAAATGCAGTGAAAAAACTGCTggtctattttaataaaaaataaattgatattaactatattttctatatttttactcCATTAAAATCATGGAACattcaatgtttaatttatttgaattattcttGATACATACTAAATGACTTAAAAACTGTGTAGGGGGCTCAACAACCTCTTGACACTGGCCCTGGGTCATCTTCTGATTTAAGACAGAACTATTTAGATATGGGTCAGTTGCACTATTTCATAAACCTATACTTAAAGGTCCCATTACACTTTATGaggtttttttaacattaataatagttCCCCTTGCCTGTCTATGTCCCCCAGTGGCTAGATAGTGTGATAGGTGTAAACCAAGCCCTGGGTGTCctgctctgcctttgagaaaactAGAGCTCAGATGGGGCGATCTGGAATGTTGTCATAAGGGGAAAGGTTACCTACCTATCTCCGCACAGAGAATTTGAAGAAAACttttaattcagtcgcaatgtcataTCAGGctttacaaacagacttttactgATGTAtagctaattattcaagttcacaaagactttctttctaaatcgtttaatactggtTTGAATCAGTGAATCAAACCAGTGACTAAACAATCAACTTCACATTGTCTCTCTTAGTACCACAGCATGaaacaaatatgttatttaaattgtgattaaactACAAAGAGCGATTAAATAACTCTCCCTTTATATTGTccagagctgtcaatcacacatagagagtatatctgcacacttgcccaaactgctgttataatgaatgacgctgttatgctccacaacgaagctcttactgtattcatgtcgacattgtgtttgctgttagttgtggtgaaagcatttttgtgagagaaaacgcgttgcaatgacgagatcactgcatatatacacatatatatatgaagtaaaagtatttgagaggggttccacatgtaatACACATTTCGAATGCAAACATGTCTGCCAATCACAACGGTTGGCAATTACTCTGTCTCACAGCAAACACgtcccttcaaacagagcattcaagccagagggctaaaatcaggatataaaaatgccttttatttccgaatcctaaatgtaaaaatcatactaacaatataagtacacaaaaaaaaaaaaaaaacaatcaaaaatagtttaatttaCATCATTTACAGTACATCTATGTTTACGTTTATTGTTGAATCGAGTAATTGTTACTTATTGCCATCATACCAACTGAGAATTTGATGATTTTTAAATTCAGTTGAGGTATCTATCTGACATATTGTGACATAATTGATGTTTTATATAAAGTCTTTAGGGCCATTAGGCTATACTATGTTGTTTTTAGATAAATTGCTCAGAGACCAACCAGTTGGACAGAGGTTGTGTACAAATTGTCCAAGCACGCAATTCCGGGCCATTTCTATTTAATTAACATAGCTAAATATTATTATACTGGAAAGAAATTAAAGATCCATCTTTGATTGTCATAAAAATTCCAGGCTCAGTTCACTCAGCCAATAATATTTCATGTAGGATTTTCATCGGTGAGTTGTAGCGGTCTGATTGGGTAAAGCTTTATTTTTAGTACCTTTTAAGAAAAGTTAGCCTATTTTACAGAGAGATGCATATGTGCAAAGAAAATGTGTAAATACaagaaatatagtaaaacaaagtagtgtcgtggcaaaatttaaatcaactctcatcagcatgagagacagactcattctcaggtataattaaaaagaaagcttttattctttgcaaagaaggtcagacagtcatacagcaacgctgagttcctgcagagtgaaaccgacccaggaagagggcagtcctccGCCTTATATACCTCTGCTCTTCCAAGGTTATACAGTCTGAACAGCTGTAACTTTCCACACATaacaaggaacactctctatgggctgtttctcacacatttaggacttaggtgaccccctcaggtcattctcagacattgtccccccactatatggcccaatgaccctctcaggtcatACTCAGACATCTGTTTTCCCCCCAGGTGTCGCCCTTCTAACCAcacagcaattctaagaaaacacatgcatatataggtatacagaagcaatgttcaatgattttttttttccaccacagTAGTTACAATAAccattttatgttaaaacaaaaatacaacaataaagaaTTCAAGGAAAGGCCCTTCACAAATCTGTTTTGAACCTATTTTTTAAAAGTGCTTAATGATAACCTTTGACAACGTTTAATTCAGGTGCGAAAATAATATCTATACCACATGAGCCCAGAGAGATTTGAgcgtgcacaggacacagtttgagcgaATGGAGAGACAAGTTTTAAGTGCacacagttcagttcagttcagttcgcGTCCAGTTTTGTACTAGAGCAAAGGAAATCCGAAATCATTATATTAGTGAGCTTTCGtactacaataatgcgctctcttCATTTGTTTCTAAAATAATGCCAATATTCACTTTGTTAGCAACAGACgtaatagattatatttttttgtgcagGGGCATTTTTGTCCAACTCCCCATGGTCAGGGCAAGGCTAAGCATCCCCAGCCTTACACACACTCCACCTATGCAAATGTGGACTACTTCcgttcggccttgcactctcaccacGCACATTTGTGTGATTGCTGCTCTGGCTGCACTGTAACTGCAGGGAATCCACATACTAAAcaatatcgacgattggttgactTAAGCTCAGTCAGAGCAGTTGGCTGTTcaacatcgagatgtcgttcttgCCCACATGGGCGAGCTGGGTTTGAGATTGAACACCAAGAAAAATGTACTTTCTCCATCACAGAGGACCACTTATCtaggcatggtgtgggattcgaccacaatGCAGGCACGTCTGTCCCCTGCTcatatcgagtcgatcctcatgtCAATCAAGAGAGCCAGAGAAGGCCAGTCTCTCACTGTAAAGCAGTTtcagagattgctgggtctgatggcagctgcgccCAACATGAGGCATTTGGTCCTGCTGTACAGTGGTGGCTCAAAACCAAGGACTTCGAACTATCAAGGTCACTCAATGATTTCTCCGttccttagacatgtggaagaaaccttggttcttgaatcagggcctggTGTTGAGAGCTCTCTGTCGCCATGTAACACTAGTGATTGATGCATCCCTCAtcggctggggtgcggtcatgagtggccaccctgcccgcggtttGTGGAGTGgtcaccatctgacatggcatatcaactGTGTGGAGATGCTGACCATGTATCAAACACTGAAgcatttcctcccagacctaagtggtaaacatttaaacaaatcttatgACTAATGAGAACAAACTTTGTAAACTTGGTCGAATCTTgtgaaatatgcatttttgttttgcattttcgAATGTTCTCATTGTGATAGTCGGTCCATGTGAATTGAatacttttaaactttaaactcatgatttcaaattatgcggcactttatgcatttgcccactgttaaattcatgtcattttcactgtatgctgtatgtaaaatgagtgttaccctagctttatttgaaaaatatgattcccaatgcacacaaacttcccagaatactgagtgccctgttgattACACTTgatttacttcctttttaaacattttttctaataaagtatttatgtgtgaaaaatactttatCATCTTAAGTATAAGTATggtttttacacattattttttttaatccattgtcaaatgatttcaaatttcttaataataataaaaataaaaaaatatgttggcTTCATATCGGTTATTGGCCCACTGCTTTCCAATATTATCTGCATTGgctgtcaaaaaaagaaaaaaaaaaagaatgcaaaaataaatgtttgtgtatgACATTTTCTAGCATGATACAGCATCTTTATGTTAATTTGGTGCTAAATaccatatatacattttctagcATGATACAGCATCTTTATGTTAATATGGTATTTAGTACCATATTAACATAAAGATGCTGTATCATGCTAGAAAATGtcatacacaaacatttaaaaaaaatactgtgagtATAAAGTATAAGAGCTTATTAAATTTGAGTATGAatatttaaggttaaaaaaaataaaataatccatgaGTGAATAATTAAACCCAAGAGATTTCAGAACATCTCTTACAGACATCCctaacgataaaaaaaaaaaaaaaaaaccttataaaaACCCACCAGACCTCATAAAGATCACAGTTGAGATCACACACAGCTCTGAATCTGTTTATGTAAGATACTCTCACTGTCATTCCTACAGCAAGCAGTGGGTGGATACTGAAGCCTAATGAGTTGTAAaccatgttaaatgtttattaatattgtttgccATTTGCATTGCATTGTCATTTGTTTCATGTGATTTGAGGGATAATCTATTTACCATGATGGATAACATGTCTAACTTTGGGATACTGACTCTAATGGTGCCCAAAGAATCTAAATCATATAGGCATGTCTATTTTATTTGCTTTCTTTTCTTATATGTGCTTATATTGTCAATTAACATCCGTCTTATTATGGCCATTATCATGGAGAAATCTCTTCATGAACCAATGTACATATTTTTGGGTCATTTGTGTATAAATGGGATTTATGGAGCCACAGGATTCTACCCCAAAATTTTGTCTGATTTAATATTGGACTCATATGTGATCTCCTTTCATATGTGTGCTCTGCAGATATTTGTGATTTACAGCTCTTTACTGTGTGAGTTCACAATCTTAACAGTGATGTCTTATGATAGATATGTAGCCATATGTAAACCTTTAGACTATCATTCCAGATTAACTAAAAACACTTGTGTGAAATTAATTCTGTTTTCATGGATTGTTCCCACTTTTTCTGTGTTAACTGGCACTCTGTtgtcaaatttaaggccatttTGTGCCTATCACATAGATAAATTATATTGTGACAACTGGTCAATTGTAAAACTGTCTTGTGGTTCATCTTTTGTTAATAATGTCTATGGATATATTGTTGCTGTTATATGTTCTAGCTTTGTAGCAATTATAATATTTTCCTATATAAAACTAATTGCTGCATGTAAAATATCTTTAGAAAACAGAAGGAAATTCTGGAAAACATGTCTGCCACATATATTTTCACTGATAAATTTctcttttgctttgctttttgatTTTATGTATAGCAGATATGGTTCAAATGACATTTCAGAGAGTTTGCGTAATTTTTTGGCTCTAGAACTGGTGATAGTCCCACCTGTGTTCAATCCTCTTATCTATGGGTTAAATATTAGAGCAGTGCGGAAAAGTGTTTTTACTTTATGTGTTGCATCAAAAGTAAATGTTTCACATGCACAAAAAAgacgaaaacataaaaaaaaatagtcatgACATTTGGG
Coding sequences within:
- the LOC113063670 gene encoding olfactory receptor 52Z1-like, whose translation is MDNMSNFGILTLMVPKESKSYRHVYFICFLFLYVLILSINIRLIMAIIMEKSLHEPMYIFLGHLCINGIYGATGFYPKILSDLILDSYVISFHMCALQIFVIYSSLLCEFTILTVMSYDRYVAICKPLDYHSRLTKNTCVKLILFSWIVPTFSVLTGTLLSNLRPFCAYHIDKLYCDNWSIVKLSCGSSFVNNVYGYIVAVICSSFVAIIIFSYIKLIAACKISLENRRKFWKTCLPHIFSLINFSFALLFDFMYSRYGSNDISESLRNFLALELVIVPPVFNPLIYGLNIRAVRKSVFTLCVASKVNVSHAQKRRKHKKK